The DNA sequence ACGATAGGATGCTGAAGGAGGCGTATTATTCATTGGAACTTGCGCAAAGAGTTGTTGCTCATTTGCGCGAAAAACTAAATGATCGATTGTACGATTTTGAAATCCATCTTGATATCGGCAATAACGGCCCGACCAAAACTATGATTCAGGAAATAGTCGGCATGATTACAGGTAATGGCTTCACGGCTCGTATCAAACCCGATTCATATGCGGCGAATAAGGTTGCGGACCGGCATGTGTAGTAATTTTTAATTTTTAATTTTTTAATTTTATAAATAAACTCTAAATCTAAAACAATGAAATATGATCTTGAAGAAAGGTGTGCGAAATTTGGTGAAAATATAATTTTATTTTTGAGTGGTTTAAAAAAAGATGAAATTAATCGGCCGCTTGTTGGCCAACTGATCAGATCGGCTACAAGTATCGGTGCCAATTACATGGAAGCAAATCAGGCTGCATCCAAAAAAGATTTTATTAATAAAACAAGAAATAGCCAAAAAGAAGCTAATGAGAGCAAGCATTGGCTAAGAATGATTGCTGTTGCTTCGCCGAATCACAAAGAAAGTTGTAGAAAACATTGGCAAGAGGCCCATGAGTTGACGTTAATTTTTGCCAAAATTAGCAAGAG is a window from the Candidatus Yanofskybacteria bacterium genome containing:
- a CDS encoding four helix bundle protein — encoded protein: MKYDLEERCAKFGENIILFLSGLKKDEINRPLVGQLIRSATSIGANYMEANQAASKKDFINKTRNSQKEANESKHWLRMIAVASPNHKESCRKHWQEAHELTLIFAKISKS